The following are from one region of the Amycolatopsis sp. QT-25 genome:
- a CDS encoding alpha/beta hydrolase, with the protein MVIGSTKEPRRAAVAVAAGALLASGLVPVPAAGAAPAAKADPDTAALAGALSKQAVAWGECSFPSVAPATEAALKKVKGLACATIQVPRDWHDPQDGNTIGVRVSKTATAYPGTGRQGIALVNPGGPGGKGLPWGAAMALRSPVLASQYDFVGFDPRGVGLSTPLSCSYTVPDSTDQNVISRAKVESCLKNPLTKFITTEQTAYDMDFIRVLLGEKKTSYIGYSYGTWLGTWYATTFPSKAHRFLLDSSTDASRSTLEKTWDLQPRSRDRQFQEALLPYMARNDAKYKTGTDPLEIRRDWEKAGGTREFAGLLNAAWFIIPAMYDTSQYPSAASMVAALVKGPAPTGTDAEKLEQVVAKALTTPGLTDANKAFLTKAKGNALEAIAKKDSVERKASYQGGAEVETWDAAFEAIRCQDGQWNQNLHYWNRWQADLTVNAPFIAPLMALSGAPLCAFWPTTNAKPAPDATTFPDLLIAQAELDAATPYEGALATANGLPGAKMISVDNEGSHGIFPYDTDCVDDPIVAYFQTGLTPKKKFTGCQGLPLPGEDKTAEIGGHLGHDGKIKIKMITAEVRKANEIVRELLEGTATLAADETGMPANT; encoded by the coding sequence ATGGTGATCGGTAGTACGAAAGAGCCGCGGAGAGCCGCCGTGGCCGTGGCCGCCGGTGCGCTCCTGGCCTCGGGCCTGGTGCCGGTTCCCGCCGCGGGTGCGGCTCCCGCGGCCAAGGCCGACCCGGACACCGCGGCGCTCGCCGGCGCGCTGAGCAAGCAGGCCGTGGCCTGGGGTGAGTGCTCGTTCCCCTCCGTCGCGCCGGCGACGGAAGCCGCGCTCAAGAAGGTCAAGGGCCTCGCGTGCGCCACCATCCAGGTGCCGCGTGACTGGCACGACCCGCAGGACGGCAACACCATCGGCGTCCGCGTCTCCAAGACCGCGACCGCCTACCCCGGCACCGGCAGACAGGGCATCGCGCTGGTCAACCCCGGCGGCCCCGGTGGCAAGGGCCTGCCGTGGGGCGCCGCGATGGCGTTGCGCAGCCCCGTGCTGGCCTCGCAGTACGACTTCGTCGGTTTCGATCCCCGCGGCGTCGGCCTGAGCACCCCGTTGAGCTGTAGCTACACCGTCCCGGACAGCACGGATCAGAACGTGATCAGCCGGGCGAAGGTCGAAAGCTGCCTGAAGAACCCGCTGACGAAGTTCATCACCACCGAGCAGACCGCGTACGACATGGACTTCATCCGGGTGCTGCTCGGGGAGAAGAAGACCAGCTACATCGGCTACTCGTACGGCACGTGGCTGGGCACCTGGTACGCCACCACGTTCCCGTCCAAGGCGCACCGGTTCCTGCTCGACTCCTCGACCGACGCGAGCCGCTCGACGCTGGAGAAGACCTGGGACCTCCAGCCGCGCAGCCGGGACCGCCAGTTCCAGGAGGCGCTGCTGCCGTACATGGCGCGGAACGACGCCAAGTACAAGACGGGCACCGACCCGCTCGAGATCCGCCGCGACTGGGAGAAGGCGGGCGGCACCAGGGAATTCGCCGGCCTGCTCAACGCCGCGTGGTTCATCATCCCGGCGATGTACGACACCTCCCAGTACCCGTCGGCGGCGTCCATGGTGGCCGCGCTGGTGAAGGGGCCGGCGCCCACCGGGACCGACGCGGAGAAGCTCGAGCAGGTTGTCGCCAAGGCGCTGACCACCCCGGGTCTGACCGACGCGAACAAGGCGTTCTTGACCAAGGCGAAGGGCAACGCGCTGGAGGCCATCGCGAAGAAGGACTCGGTCGAGCGCAAGGCTTCCTACCAGGGCGGCGCCGAGGTCGAGACCTGGGACGCGGCGTTCGAGGCGATCCGTTGCCAGGACGGCCAGTGGAACCAGAACCTGCACTACTGGAACCGCTGGCAGGCCGACCTGACCGTGAACGCGCCGTTCATCGCGCCGCTCATGGCCCTCTCGGGCGCGCCGCTGTGCGCGTTCTGGCCCACCACCAACGCCAAGCCCGCGCCGGACGCCACGACGTTCCCCGATCTGCTGATCGCGCAGGCCGAACTCGACGCGGCCACGCCGTACGAAGGCGCGCTCGCCACCGCGAACGGCCTGCCGGGCGCCAAGATGATCAGTGTCGACAACGAAGGCAGCCACGGGATCTTCCCGTACGACACAGACTGCGTCGACGACCCGATCGTCGCCTACTTCCAGACCGGGCTCACGCCGAAGAAGAAGTTCACCGGCTGCCAGGGGCTGCCCCTGCCGGGTGAGGACAAGACGGCCGAGATCGGCGGTCACCTCGGGCACGACGGGAAGATCAAGATCAAGATGATCACCGCCGAGGTGCGCAAGGCGAACGAGATCGTCCGTGAGCTGCTCGAAGGCACCGCGACCCTGGCGGCCGACGAAACGGGGATGCCCGCCAACACGTAG
- a CDS encoding MFS transporter, whose protein sequence is MGPTLLMIALGAFVTTLDNTIVAAGAPSIARDLGLDLPTLQWVSIGYMLPFAGLLPVAGTVVDRWGQAATLRAGLLAFGVGAVAGGLATTAWLVLSARVLQGAAAAFLVPALLSLLRTNLDARGRAVGATVWTASLAAALALGPTFGGVLSEYWGWGWIFFVNLPFVAAMLLLSRTVALVGRDPAAGRPAVLSMLVVTAGMVLITAAVVELGDGRALLPAVFGAAGTGCAIWFVVRERRGRERLVPAGLTGQRVFAGALTVQLLWGLGVSGVFFFTPLLHQEFLGLGPLHAGLPLVVVAVAVVAATPLVPWAVPRFGPHRTVAVGLATVAAGLLAIAAVDHVPQVLPRLPGLVLIGAGSALTTPLTSYALEIVAERHAGTASGLLTASRELSSALGVALIGAVLAMVRTARLDEGAASALASGYTAGLLTAAGLQLAGALLALRLLNPRPRRSSSRSDKRGAPFLTSR, encoded by the coding sequence ATGGGCCCGACGCTCCTCATGATCGCGTTAGGGGCGTTCGTCACCACCCTCGACAACACGATCGTCGCGGCGGGCGCGCCGTCGATCGCCCGCGATCTCGGCCTCGATCTGCCCACGCTGCAATGGGTGAGCATCGGGTACATGCTCCCGTTCGCCGGGCTGCTGCCGGTGGCGGGCACGGTGGTGGACCGCTGGGGTCAGGCCGCGACGCTGCGGGCCGGGCTGCTCGCGTTCGGGGTCGGCGCGGTGGCCGGTGGACTGGCCACGACGGCGTGGCTCGTCCTCTCCGCGCGGGTTCTGCAGGGTGCCGCCGCGGCGTTCCTGGTCCCGGCCCTGCTCAGCCTCCTGCGGACCAATCTCGACGCGCGAGGGCGGGCGGTCGGGGCGACGGTGTGGACCGCCTCTCTCGCGGCCGCGCTCGCGCTCGGTCCGACATTCGGCGGTGTGCTGAGCGAATACTGGGGCTGGGGCTGGATCTTCTTCGTCAACCTCCCGTTCGTGGCGGCGATGCTGCTGCTCTCGCGGACGGTCGCCCTCGTGGGCCGCGATCCGGCGGCCGGGCGGCCTGCCGTGCTGTCCATGCTGGTGGTGACCGCGGGGATGGTCCTGATCACCGCCGCCGTGGTGGAGTTGGGTGACGGGCGAGCGCTGCTGCCCGCGGTGTTCGGCGCCGCGGGAACGGGGTGCGCGATCTGGTTCGTGGTCAGGGAAAGACGCGGGCGCGAACGGCTGGTACCGGCGGGGCTGACCGGTCAGCGGGTCTTCGCCGGCGCGCTGACCGTGCAGTTGCTGTGGGGACTGGGCGTTTCCGGCGTCTTCTTCTTCACGCCGTTGCTGCACCAGGAATTCCTCGGACTCGGACCGCTGCACGCCGGGTTGCCGCTGGTCGTGGTGGCGGTGGCGGTCGTCGCCGCGACGCCGCTGGTGCCGTGGGCCGTGCCCCGGTTCGGTCCACATCGGACTGTCGCGGTGGGGCTGGCGACGGTGGCCGCGGGACTGCTGGCGATCGCCGCGGTCGACCACGTGCCGCAAGTGCTTCCGCGGCTGCCCGGATTGGTGCTGATCGGTGCCGGGTCGGCGCTGACCACACCGTTGACCTCGTACGCGCTGGAGATCGTGGCGGAGCGGCACGCGGGCACCGCCTCCGGACTGCTCACCGCGTCCCGTGAACTGTCGAGCGCGCTGGGCGTCGCGCTGATCGGCGCCGTGCTGGCGATGGTCCGCACGGCCCGGCTCGACGAGGGCGCCGCGTCCGCGCTGGCGAGTGGCTACACGGCTGGTCTGCTCACGGCGGCGGGACTGCAACTCGCCGGCGCGCTCCTCGCGCTCCGGTTGCTGAACCCCCGGCCGCGCCGAAGTTCGTCCCGAAGTGACAAGCGGGGTGCCCCCTTTCTCACTTCCCGGTGA
- a CDS encoding fatty acyl-AMP ligase, producing METISDSVVAAYEPDDARGGESFATLLRYWAWRLGDEVAVTYLDHRTGADGRAVTLSWRELDDRVDVLATRLTSFTAPGDRAAILARQSVDYVVAFLGAIRAGLVAVPLFAPDLPGHAGRLAAVLADCAPRVVLTTADGLDTAAAFLASTDIERPAVLAVDTPTPVAAGDRSWPRPEPDGLAYLQYTSGSTRTPAGVMLTHRNALTNARQACDAYSIETGTTSTVSWLPLFHDMGLILGIGAPMAAGVASVLMDPLAFLERPSRWLRALSASPGAISAAPNFAYAYSASRVTEDEKSYLELSRVVSLINGSEPVLPATIAKFHGAFAECGLRPEVHRSSYGLAEATVFVSVTEAGKAPRQVAFDRERLAAGLAAPALPGAVSTTLVSCGCPVGQRVRIADPVTGALVEPGRVGEIQVNGPNVGVGYWGRPAASDDVFGLPPIDPESGAGWLATGDLGVRYDGELFMTGRLKDLVIVDGRNHYPQDIEQTVETHPAVRPHSAAAFAIEHEDGEAAVVVVERVKGADVDIAVVTAEIRRAVSAAHGLRPHDVVFLAPGEVPRTSSGKISRALCRKSFLDGSLTARRLG from the coding sequence ATGGAAACCATTTCGGATTCGGTCGTCGCCGCCTACGAGCCGGACGACGCGCGCGGCGGGGAATCGTTCGCGACACTGCTGAGGTACTGGGCGTGGCGGCTCGGCGACGAGGTCGCCGTGACCTATCTCGACCATCGCACCGGAGCGGACGGCCGGGCGGTCACCCTGTCCTGGCGCGAACTCGACGACCGGGTCGACGTCCTCGCCACCCGGCTGACCTCCTTCACCGCCCCCGGCGACAGGGCGGCGATCCTGGCTCGGCAGTCCGTCGACTACGTCGTCGCCTTCCTCGGCGCGATCCGTGCCGGGCTGGTGGCGGTCCCGCTGTTCGCCCCGGACCTGCCGGGGCACGCGGGAAGGCTGGCCGCCGTGCTGGCCGACTGCGCGCCGCGGGTCGTGCTCACGACCGCCGACGGGCTCGACACCGCCGCCGCTTTCCTCGCCTCGACGGACATCGAGCGCCCCGCCGTGCTCGCCGTCGACACCCCGACTCCGGTCGCGGCCGGTGATCGTTCCTGGCCGCGACCGGAACCAGACGGACTGGCGTACCTGCAGTACACGTCCGGTTCCACGCGGACGCCGGCAGGGGTGATGCTGACCCATCGCAACGCGCTCACCAACGCCCGCCAGGCCTGCGACGCCTACTCGATCGAAACCGGGACGACCTCCACCGTCAGCTGGCTGCCGCTCTTCCACGACATGGGCCTGATCCTCGGGATCGGCGCGCCGATGGCGGCGGGCGTGGCGTCGGTCCTGATGGATCCGCTCGCTTTCCTCGAACGGCCGTCACGCTGGTTGCGCGCCCTCTCCGCCAGCCCCGGCGCGATCAGCGCGGCGCCCAATTTCGCCTACGCCTACAGCGCTTCCCGGGTGACCGAGGACGAAAAGAGCTACCTCGAACTGAGCCGGGTCGTCTCGTTGATCAACGGCAGCGAGCCGGTCCTGCCCGCGACCATCGCGAAGTTCCACGGCGCTTTCGCGGAGTGCGGGCTGCGGCCCGAGGTGCATCGTTCCTCCTACGGGCTGGCCGAAGCCACCGTGTTCGTCTCCGTCACCGAAGCGGGCAAGGCCCCGCGACAGGTCGCTTTCGACCGCGAGCGGCTCGCCGCCGGGCTGGCGGCGCCCGCCCTCCCCGGCGCGGTGTCCACCACGCTCGTCTCCTGCGGGTGTCCGGTGGGACAACGAGTCCGCATCGCCGACCCGGTCACCGGGGCGCTCGTCGAGCCGGGACGGGTGGGGGAGATCCAGGTCAACGGCCCGAACGTCGGCGTGGGCTACTGGGGAAGGCCCGCCGCGTCCGACGATGTCTTCGGCCTGCCGCCGATCGATCCGGAGTCCGGTGCGGGCTGGCTCGCGACCGGGGACCTCGGTGTGCGTTACGACGGCGAACTGTTCATGACAGGAAGGCTCAAAGACCTCGTCATCGTCGACGGCCGTAACCACTATCCGCAGGACATCGAACAGACCGTGGAGACGCATCCCGCGGTCCGGCCGCATTCCGCCGCGGCGTTCGCGATCGAGCACGAAGACGGTGAAGCAGCGGTCGTGGTGGTGGAACGAGTCAAGGGCGCGGACGTCGACATCGCCGTGGTGACCGCGGAGATCCGGAGGGCGGTCTCGGCCGCGCATGGTCTGCGACCCCACGACGTCGTCTTCCTGGCCCCCGGTGAAGTCCCGCGCACCTCCAGCGGCAAGATCAGCCGAGCCCTCTGCCGGAAGTCCTTTCTGGACGGTTCGCTGACCGCGCGGCGGCTCGGGTGA